The proteins below are encoded in one region of Peribacillus muralis:
- a CDS encoding 2-dehydropantoate 2-reductase, with product MRIGIIGGGAIGLLFASHLSGKHSVTVYTRTVQQASIINHEGIRLIQEGESRLLDCVMSKSLDGGVTDQDLLILAVKQYQLQHILPAINRLDVPLLFLQNGYGHIAHLEQLQSRAIYVGIVEHGALRHNANTVEHTGLGLTRIASFKGELDRLSLLNERMDGFPFARSEDYHSMLLDKLLVNAVINPLTAILQVKNGVLITNVFYYQLFQELFDEISSILEVENKAESFEHVKTVCMATAGNRSSMLKDLENGSQTEIDAILGHILSMAKHKGKTDVMASSLFKMIKGKETLGG from the coding sequence ATGCGAATTGGAATTATTGGAGGAGGGGCCATCGGACTGCTGTTTGCATCTCATTTGAGTGGCAAACATAGTGTAACGGTCTATACCCGTACGGTACAACAGGCTTCGATCATCAACCATGAGGGGATCCGGCTGATTCAAGAGGGTGAAAGTCGGTTGCTGGACTGCGTCATGTCGAAGAGCTTGGACGGGGGGGTAACCGACCAGGATCTTCTTATACTGGCAGTGAAACAATACCAGCTTCAACACATCTTGCCGGCAATCAACCGTCTTGATGTGCCGCTGCTATTCTTGCAGAATGGCTACGGGCATATTGCTCATTTGGAGCAGCTTCAATCTCGGGCCATCTATGTAGGGATTGTGGAGCATGGGGCTTTGAGACATAATGCAAATACGGTGGAGCATACCGGGCTTGGCCTTACGAGGATCGCTTCATTTAAAGGTGAGCTCGACCGACTCTCATTATTGAATGAAAGGATGGATGGTTTTCCTTTTGCCAGGAGCGAGGACTATCACTCGATGCTTCTCGATAAACTTCTCGTTAATGCAGTGATCAATCCATTAACAGCCATCCTGCAAGTGAAAAATGGCGTTTTGATCACCAATGTCTTTTATTATCAATTGTTTCAAGAGCTTTTCGATGAAATCTCCAGCATTTTGGAAGTGGAGAATAAAGCAGAGTCATTTGAACATGTTAAAACCGTTTGCATGGCAACTGCCGGAAACCGTTCGTCCATGCTAAAAGATTTGGAAAACGGCAGCCAAACGGAAATTGATGCAATATTGGGCCATATTCTTTCTATGGCAAAGCATAAGGGGAAAACGGATGTCATGGCGTCTTCTCTATTCAAGATGATCAAGGGGAAAGAGACTCTGGGGGGATGA
- a CDS encoding DUF3397 domain-containing protein, with the protein MPNVVSNLAAIFITLPFLGYILFFVGAKQLTGSHRRSVQFAMDMSAILFVISVHYLIIAIWDKQILWVIMLIMIVNAIVVVMVHYKVKEEIIFHKVVKGFWRVNFAFFFVAYILLFSIGLITSITKIFTT; encoded by the coding sequence GTGCCGAACGTTGTTTCAAATCTTGCCGCAATATTCATTACCTTGCCTTTTTTAGGGTACATATTGTTTTTTGTAGGAGCCAAGCAATTGACTGGTAGCCATAGGCGCTCCGTTCAGTTCGCGATGGATATGAGTGCGATTTTATTCGTAATATCCGTCCATTATTTAATCATTGCCATTTGGGATAAGCAAATCCTTTGGGTGATCATGCTGATCATGATTGTCAACGCAATAGTGGTGGTAATGGTCCATTACAAGGTGAAAGAGGAAATCATTTTTCATAAGGTAGTAAAGGGTTTTTGGAGAGTGAACTTCGCTTTCTTTTTCGTCGCTTATATACTCTTATTTTCAATTGGATTAATAACAAGTATTACAAAGATATTTACTACATAA
- the bshC gene encoding bacillithiol biosynthesis cysteine-adding enzyme BshC: protein MEMKDLALPSLNRFASDYLQNHLEAEDYFHYDLSKADKYRDRYNELMNRAFSRRELSDYIQRYMSRFSSSEEVKGNIERLRRDDSVVVIGGQQAGLLSGPLYTIHKVISIIKLAKEQEKELGRPVIPVFWIAGEDHDLAEVNHVYIMKNGKPHKKTYPSYQPYKTMVSDVELETEKAEKWFEEIIETFGETAFTNKLLIKMKEMINESKTFVDFFARLIHEWFHEYGLLLIDAADPDLRQIEKGHFIAMIQKSERIAEVVEDQQTFMQAKGYPKMIEMDKQAANLFYYDPEKKDRCLLERVQGGFSGKNTESFSEEELLHIAQNHPERLSNNVITRPLMQEMLFPVLAFISGPGEIAYWAELKRAFELFSMKMPPIIPRLNITIVERRVHTDLEEMELTLETVLTEGTANAVKRYLEEVEDETTANLFGKLKSQLEENHKQLSDHAVSLDKGLEPMLNKNIEFIQKQLDFIYGKIGDRTKERHSVTLKKYERIAQSLYPLESPQERIWNAFYYLNQYGPEFISDIMKLDYQFNNQHKLIFI, encoded by the coding sequence ATGGAGATGAAAGATCTCGCTTTACCATCTTTAAACCGTTTTGCATCGGACTATTTACAAAACCATCTTGAAGCGGAGGATTATTTTCATTATGACTTGTCTAAGGCGGATAAGTATCGAGATAGATATAATGAATTGATGAACCGTGCTTTTTCACGTCGTGAACTATCCGATTACATACAACGATATATGTCCCGTTTTTCAAGCAGCGAGGAAGTTAAAGGGAATATTGAAAGGTTGCGCAGAGATGATTCCGTTGTTGTTATTGGCGGACAGCAGGCTGGGCTGCTATCGGGTCCGCTGTATACCATCCATAAAGTGATCTCGATCATAAAACTTGCAAAAGAACAGGAGAAAGAATTGGGACGCCCTGTCATACCGGTTTTTTGGATAGCTGGCGAAGATCATGATTTGGCTGAGGTCAATCATGTGTATATTATGAAAAACGGAAAGCCGCACAAAAAAACGTATCCTTCCTATCAGCCTTATAAAACGATGGTATCGGATGTGGAGCTTGAAACGGAAAAGGCAGAGAAATGGTTCGAAGAAATCATCGAAACCTTTGGAGAAACGGCCTTTACGAATAAACTTTTAATTAAAATGAAAGAAATGATAAATGAATCGAAAACCTTTGTCGACTTTTTTGCCAGGCTGATTCATGAGTGGTTCCATGAATATGGTCTTTTACTCATCGATGCGGCAGATCCGGACTTAAGGCAAATCGAGAAGGGCCATTTTATAGCGATGATCCAAAAAAGTGAGCGCATCGCTGAAGTGGTCGAGGATCAACAAACATTCATGCAGGCAAAAGGTTATCCTAAAATGATAGAAATGGATAAACAAGCAGCGAATTTATTTTATTATGATCCGGAAAAAAAAGATCGATGTTTACTGGAGCGTGTACAGGGCGGCTTCAGCGGTAAAAACACGGAGTCGTTTTCGGAGGAGGAATTGCTGCATATAGCCCAAAATCATCCTGAACGGCTTAGCAACAATGTCATCACACGTCCGCTTATGCAGGAAATGCTATTTCCGGTATTGGCCTTCATCTCCGGACCAGGGGAAATTGCCTATTGGGCCGAATTAAAACGGGCATTTGAATTGTTTTCGATGAAAATGCCGCCAATCATCCCTAGGCTAAACATCACGATTGTAGAACGGCGTGTCCATACGGATTTAGAAGAAATGGAACTTACCTTGGAAACTGTTCTGACTGAAGGAACCGCTAATGCGGTAAAACGGTACTTGGAAGAAGTGGAAGATGAGACAACGGCTAACCTGTTCGGGAAGCTGAAATCACAGCTTGAAGAGAACCATAAACAACTTTCCGACCATGCTGTTTCATTGGATAAAGGGCTTGAGCCGATGCTGAACAAAAATATTGAATTCATCCAAAAACAATTGGATTTCATATATGGGAAAATCGGTGACCGTACAAAGGAACGCCATTCGGTTACCTTGAAAAAATATGAACGCATCGCCCAGTCGCTTTACCCGCTTGAATCACCTCAAGAGAGGATCTGGAATGCTTTTTATTACCTGAACCAATATGGACCGGAATTCATTAGTGATATCATGAAGCTGGATTACCAATTCAATAATCAGCATAAATTGATTTTCATATAG
- the mraZ gene encoding division/cell wall cluster transcriptional repressor MraZ, producing the protein MFMGEYHHNIDIKGRLIVPVKFRDNLGEQFVLTRGLDQCLFGYPMEEWKLLEEKLKALPLTKKDARAFTRFFFSAATECEIDKQGRINIPAPLTSYGQLEKECVILGVTNRIEIWSKSLWENYFSASEDSFAEIAENMIGFDI; encoded by the coding sequence ATGTTCATGGGAGAGTACCATCATAACATCGATATAAAGGGCCGTTTGATCGTTCCCGTGAAATTCAGGGACAATCTCGGGGAGCAATTTGTTCTGACCCGCGGACTCGATCAATGTTTATTTGGTTACCCTATGGAAGAGTGGAAGCTGCTTGAAGAAAAGCTGAAAGCCCTGCCTTTAACAAAAAAAGATGCCCGAGCCTTTACCCGTTTTTTCTTTTCTGCAGCAACAGAATGCGAAATCGATAAACAAGGGCGAATTAATATCCCCGCGCCGCTTACTTCATATGGCCAATTGGAAAAAGAATGTGTAATTCTTGGTGTTACCAATCGTATTGAGATTTGGAGCAAATCCCTTTGGGAAAACTATTTTTCAGCTTCGGAGGATTCTTTCGCTGAGATAGCAGAAAATATGATTGGCTTTGATATTTAA
- the rsmH gene encoding 16S rRNA (cytosine(1402)-N(4))-methyltransferase RsmH, which produces MFQHTTVLLKETVDGLNIKPDGIYVDCTLGGAGHSEYLLSQLSDKGRLYAFDQDETAIRNAKEKLESYGERIVLVPNNFKYLKEELNARGIEKVDGILYDLGVSSPQLDTPERGFSYNHDAPLDMRMDQSAAISAYDVVNTWSFHDLMRIFFQYGEEKFSKQIARKIEAAREIKPIETTFELVELIKDGIPAPARRKGGHPAKRVFQAIRIAVNDELGVFEDSLEQAISLLDMEGRISVITFHSLEDRICKTVFKKASSMPDLPPGLPIIPDEFKPTLKIITRKPILPSEDELEGNNRSRSAKLRIAEKQKI; this is translated from the coding sequence ATGTTTCAACATACAACAGTGTTATTAAAAGAGACGGTTGATGGATTGAACATCAAACCTGATGGAATTTACGTGGATTGTACTTTAGGAGGAGCCGGCCACAGCGAATACTTGCTTTCACAGCTCTCTGACAAGGGCAGGCTTTATGCTTTTGATCAGGATGAAACGGCAATACGGAATGCTAAGGAAAAACTGGAAAGCTATGGTGAACGTATCGTTCTTGTTCCGAATAATTTTAAATACTTAAAAGAAGAGCTGAATGCCCGCGGGATCGAGAAAGTCGATGGAATCCTGTACGATTTAGGGGTGTCATCGCCGCAATTGGATACACCGGAACGAGGTTTCAGTTATAACCATGATGCGCCTTTGGACATGAGGATGGATCAAAGCGCTGCCATCTCTGCCTATGATGTAGTCAATACATGGTCATTCCATGATTTGATGAGGATTTTCTTTCAATATGGGGAAGAAAAGTTTTCCAAGCAAATTGCCCGCAAAATAGAAGCGGCCCGAGAAATTAAACCGATTGAAACGACGTTTGAGCTAGTGGAGCTGATTAAGGATGGGATCCCTGCCCCTGCAAGACGTAAAGGCGGACATCCTGCGAAACGGGTTTTCCAAGCGATCAGGATTGCCGTGAACGATGAGTTGGGCGTCTTCGAGGATTCTCTGGAGCAAGCGATTTCGCTTTTGGATATGGAAGGCAGAATATCGGTTATTACATTCCACTCGCTTGAAGATAGGATTTGCAAAACGGTTTTCAAAAAAGCCAGCAGCATGCCGGACCTTCCGCCTGGACTTCCTATCATCCCGGATGAATTCAAACCAACCTTGAAAATAATTACGAGAAAACCGATTCTACCTTCAGAAGATGAGTTGGAAGGGAATAATCGTTCCCGTTCGGCTAAACTAAGAATCGCTGAAAAACAAAAAATATAG
- the ftsL gene encoding cell division protein FtsL, whose protein sequence is MSSIAKKIQEQQYEDQKQHQQQAHQTVVIRKAKISIGEVFLLCALAIMVAYMGVKIVSNQAAIYETNKEIQLVESKIAEQGKVNDDLKVQVAELSTYERIWEKAAALGFKLNKNNVKGVQ, encoded by the coding sequence ATGAGTTCCATAGCCAAAAAGATCCAAGAACAGCAATATGAAGACCAAAAGCAACATCAGCAACAGGCACATCAAACAGTGGTCATCCGTAAAGCAAAGATATCCATTGGTGAAGTTTTCTTACTATGTGCCCTTGCTATTATGGTTGCTTACATGGGAGTGAAAATCGTTTCTAATCAAGCTGCCATTTATGAAACCAATAAAGAAATCCAGCTTGTTGAATCGAAAATTGCCGAACAAGGCAAAGTGAATGACGATCTGAAAGTGCAGGTTGCGGAACTTAGTACATACGAGAGAATTTGGGAAAAAGCTGCAGCGCTTGGGTTCAAGTTAAATAAGAATAATGTGAAGGGTGTGCAGTGA
- a CDS encoding penicillin-binding protein has product MQKQKNMKHGAAGLFFLFGLLFFVLISRFLYIQVTGTAGGEVLASKIEKKYERKQVLEAKRGSILDAKGEVIAEDTSSYILRAILSKKETERVKDPEMTASKLARYIDMDEQEIYERLTNNKEAYQVEFGSAGKDLSQVVKQKIEKLELPGITFGRTNKRFYPNGIFASHLIGYVEKDEKTGEMAGKFGIERYLNKELKETDGKLTFDSDSQGFLLPDAKEKVVAPDNGNDVMLTIDKKIQTFLEDSLSKVQAKYDPEQIIAIVSNPKTGEIVAMGQRPTFHPTTKVGLTDTWRNLAIEETFEPGSTMKAFTLAAAVEEGVFNPNDSFVAGTYKAGSGEIHDHSGIERGKSMTFLEGVQRSSNVAFATLAMDKIGADTFREYLTKFGFDNKTGIDLPNEITGKIQYKYKLEKVTTAFGQGSTVTPIQQIQAASAIANDGKMMRPYVIKSISDQDTGKVLKTTKPKVTGKPISAETAKQVRDYLETVISAKKGTGSKYAIDGYEVAGKTGTAQIAGPTGRYLEGKNNYVFSFLGMAPKDDPQLVMYVAVKQPKLGTSYVGADPLSEIFNPVMQNSLQYLNIKPSDVKKQKANKIVDYTNQTESSAAKELKDLGYDVSTVGSGRKVLDQSPKAGSSLLQGEKIILRTEGEMKVPDMKGWSLRDAMKLAKVAKLDLKTTGTGYVSKQNLEAGKKVKEGDSFNIELTQPKGAGEDIPTNESTE; this is encoded by the coding sequence ATGCAGAAACAAAAAAATATGAAGCATGGGGCAGCCGGATTATTCTTCTTATTCGGCCTGCTCTTTTTTGTTTTAATCAGCCGCTTTTTGTATATCCAGGTGACAGGAACCGCAGGCGGGGAAGTGCTCGCTTCGAAAATCGAAAAGAAATACGAAAGGAAACAGGTGCTGGAGGCAAAAAGGGGCAGCATTCTCGATGCAAAGGGGGAAGTCATCGCCGAGGATACTTCTTCTTATATCTTGAGGGCAATACTCAGTAAAAAGGAAACTGAGCGCGTCAAGGATCCAGAAATGACCGCGAGTAAGCTTGCTAGATATATAGACATGGACGAACAGGAAATCTATGAACGCCTTACGAATAATAAAGAGGCATATCAGGTCGAATTTGGCAGCGCGGGCAAGGATTTGTCGCAGGTCGTCAAACAGAAAATCGAAAAATTGGAGCTGCCGGGAATTACATTCGGAAGGACGAATAAACGATTTTACCCAAATGGAATCTTTGCATCGCATTTAATCGGCTACGTAGAAAAGGATGAGAAAACGGGCGAAATGGCCGGTAAGTTCGGCATTGAGAGGTATCTCAACAAAGAATTGAAGGAAACGGACGGGAAGCTGACATTTGACAGTGACTCACAAGGCTTCCTTTTACCTGATGCGAAGGAAAAAGTTGTCGCACCGGATAATGGCAATGATGTCATGCTGACCATCGACAAGAAAATCCAAACCTTCTTGGAAGATTCGTTGAGTAAAGTGCAGGCGAAATATGATCCCGAGCAAATCATAGCCATTGTTTCCAATCCTAAAACGGGAGAGATAGTGGCCATGGGGCAAAGGCCTACCTTCCATCCGACAACGAAGGTTGGACTCACCGATACATGGCGCAACCTTGCCATTGAAGAAACGTTCGAGCCGGGATCGACCATGAAAGCCTTTACGCTTGCAGCAGCTGTGGAGGAAGGGGTCTTCAACCCGAATGACAGCTTTGTAGCCGGAACCTATAAAGCGGGATCAGGGGAAATTCATGATCACAGTGGTATCGAAAGAGGGAAAAGCATGACATTCCTTGAAGGAGTCCAACGTTCCTCCAACGTCGCTTTCGCTACACTTGCAATGGATAAAATAGGAGCGGATACATTCAGGGAGTATTTGACTAAATTTGGGTTCGATAACAAAACGGGAATCGATTTGCCGAATGAGATAACCGGTAAAATTCAATATAAATATAAGCTTGAAAAAGTGACAACTGCCTTCGGCCAGGGTTCGACTGTCACCCCCATTCAACAAATCCAGGCTGCTTCGGCGATAGCCAATGACGGAAAAATGATGCGGCCTTATGTGATCAAAAGCATTTCCGATCAGGATACAGGAAAGGTTTTGAAAACGACAAAACCGAAAGTGACGGGGAAACCGATTTCGGCAGAGACTGCCAAGCAGGTGCGTGACTATTTGGAAACGGTGATTTCTGCGAAAAAGGGAACAGGAAGCAAATATGCCATCGACGGATATGAAGTAGCCGGAAAAACCGGTACAGCCCAAATTGCCGGTCCGACTGGTAGATATCTGGAGGGGAAGAATAACTACGTATTCTCCTTTTTAGGGATGGCACCGAAAGATGATCCGCAATTGGTCATGTATGTGGCAGTCAAGCAGCCTAAGCTGGGCACGTCTTATGTCGGCGCCGACCCATTGTCAGAGATATTCAATCCTGTCATGCAGAATAGCCTGCAATATTTGAATATCAAACCATCTGATGTAAAAAAACAAAAAGCGAATAAAATCGTTGATTATACGAATCAAACTGAAAGCTCAGCAGCCAAGGAGCTGAAGGATCTAGGGTATGATGTAAGCACGGTAGGGAGCGGGCGTAAAGTGCTCGACCAATCCCCGAAGGCTGGAAGCTCGCTTTTACAGGGTGAAAAGATCATCTTGAGAACGGAAGGTGAAATGAAGGTTCCTGATATGAAAGGGTGGTCATTAAGGGACGCCATGAAATTGGCTAAGGTCGCAAAACTGGACTTGAAGACAACAGGGACGGGATATGTGAGTAAGCAGAATCTCGAAGCAGGGAAAAAGGTGAAGGAAGGCGATTCCTTCAATATTGAATTAACCCAGCCAAAGGGAGCTGGTGAAGATATACCGACAAATGAGAGCACCGAATGA
- a CDS encoding stage V sporulation protein D: protein MRVSNVTVRKRLAIALAVGIVVFFIIDIRLGIVQFYLGDKLTGLAEDLWSRNIPFEAKRGEILDRNGVELATNISAPTVYVIPRQIEDADKTAGQLASILDMTKEKAYQYLTKQEMSVRIPEGRKISHEKAKEIKALGIKGVYIAEDSKRHYPFGEYLSHVLGFTGSDNQGLMGIELSYDKELSGKRGFVKFYSDAKGKRLENMADDYKPPVDGDNLKLTIDSKIQTIVERELDNAEATYDPDGLIAIAMDPNTGEILAMSSRPTFDPANFQNVPSEVYNRNLPVWSIYEPGSTFKIITLAAALEEGKVDLKNEHFYDSGHVEVAGSVLHCWKSGGHGDQTFLEVVENSCNPGFVELGNRLGKDKLFKYINDFGFGQKTGIDLTGEGRGIMFNMDRVGPVEQATTAFGQGVAVTPIQQVTAVSAAVNGGTLYTPYIAKELVDPKSGEVLMRKTPQAKKKVISEATSKKVREALESVVAQGSGKGAFVESYRVGGKTGTAQKAENGRYLENNYILSFIGVAPADDPQIVVYIAVDNPKGTVQFGGVVAAPIVGNIMEDSLRAMGVKPRKNQIEKETVWTDPVMVEVPDVVGMSRKELQTQQVDLKLDIAGNGDKVINQAPDAGVKVKEGSTIRIYLGENKE from the coding sequence TTGCGTGTTTCGAATGTTACTGTCCGAAAACGGCTGGCAATCGCATTGGCAGTAGGAATCGTAGTTTTTTTTATCATTGATATCCGCTTGGGAATTGTACAGTTCTATTTAGGTGATAAGTTGACGGGGCTTGCTGAGGATTTATGGAGCAGGAATATTCCATTTGAGGCTAAGCGTGGGGAGATTTTAGATCGCAATGGTGTGGAGCTGGCGACGAATATATCGGCCCCGACGGTCTATGTCATCCCAAGGCAGATTGAAGATGCAGATAAGACGGCGGGACAGCTTGCTTCCATATTGGATATGACCAAGGAAAAGGCTTACCAATATCTGACCAAACAGGAGATGAGCGTAAGAATTCCTGAAGGCAGAAAAATATCCCATGAAAAGGCGAAGGAAATAAAAGCATTAGGAATAAAAGGGGTATATATCGCTGAAGATTCAAAGCGTCATTACCCATTCGGCGAATATCTTTCCCATGTACTAGGGTTTACGGGATCGGATAACCAGGGATTGATGGGAATTGAATTGTCCTATGATAAGGAACTAAGCGGGAAGAGGGGGTTTGTAAAATTCTATTCGGATGCCAAAGGGAAAAGGCTTGAGAATATGGCCGATGACTATAAGCCTCCCGTTGATGGAGATAATTTGAAGCTGACAATCGATAGCAAAATCCAGACGATCGTGGAGAGGGAGCTCGATAATGCGGAGGCAACGTATGACCCTGATGGTCTGATCGCCATCGCCATGGACCCCAATACCGGCGAAATTCTAGCCATGTCGAGCAGGCCTACTTTCGACCCAGCCAATTTTCAAAACGTACCATCCGAAGTGTATAACCGCAATTTACCGGTTTGGAGTATATATGAACCAGGATCGACGTTCAAAATCATCACCCTTGCTGCGGCTTTGGAGGAGGGGAAGGTGGATTTGAAGAATGAACATTTTTATGACTCCGGTCATGTTGAGGTGGCTGGATCGGTTCTTCATTGCTGGAAAAGCGGCGGACATGGAGACCAAACCTTTCTTGAGGTTGTCGAGAACTCATGCAATCCAGGATTTGTGGAGTTGGGCAACAGGCTCGGGAAGGACAAGTTGTTTAAATATATCAATGATTTCGGTTTTGGACAAAAAACAGGGATTGATTTAACCGGAGAAGGAAGGGGAATCATGTTCAATATGGATCGTGTGGGTCCTGTTGAGCAGGCAACAACGGCGTTTGGACAAGGTGTGGCCGTAACGCCGATTCAGCAAGTGACGGCCGTATCGGCTGCCGTGAATGGCGGAACTTTATACACACCATATATCGCCAAGGAATTGGTTGACCCAAAAAGTGGTGAAGTGCTTATGAGAAAGACCCCTCAGGCCAAGAAAAAGGTGATCTCGGAAGCAACTTCGAAAAAGGTTCGTGAAGCACTTGAATCGGTTGTAGCGCAAGGCAGCGGTAAAGGTGCATTCGTGGAGTCATACCGGGTTGGAGGGAAGACGGGGACGGCTCAGAAAGCTGAAAATGGACGATATCTTGAAAATAATTATATTCTCTCATTTATTGGTGTCGCCCCAGCTGATGACCCGCAAATCGTCGTCTACATCGCGGTCGATAACCCGAAAGGAACGGTGCAATTCGGCGGCGTCGTGGCCGCTCCGATCGTCGGCAATATCATGGAGGATTCCCTCAGGGCGATGGGTGTCAAACCAAGAAAAAACCAGATTGAGAAGGAAACCGTCTGGACCGATCCCGTCATGGTCGAGGTTCCGGACGTAGTGGGAATGAGCAGGAAAGAGCTTCAAACCCAGCAGGTGGATTTGAAGCTCGATATTGCCGGAAATGGGGATAAAGTCATAAATCAAGCTCCTGATGCGGGTGTTAAGGTAAAAGAAGGCTCTACAATAAGAATTTATCTTGGCGAAAATAAAGAATAA
- a CDS encoding UDP-N-acetylmuramoyl-L-alanyl-D-glutamate--2,6-diaminopimelate ligase: MKLQKLLSYLHSLLNHEGENPEITSIENDNRKVKDGSLFVCIKGYTVDGHDFAQSAVGNGAAAVIAERELDLPVPVIVVRDSSRAMAVLADAFYGHPTQKLRLIGITGTNGKTTTSHLLEKIFEDRHEKTGLIGTMYTKIADKVYETKNTTPDSVTLQKAFHEMTEAFVSTAIMEVSSHALELGRVHGCDYDIAVFTNLTQDHLDFHKTMDRYKQAKSLFFSQLGNAYIENRPKYAVLNADDDATDDFIKATAAAVVTYGIDNEADIRAKDLKIDANGTSFTLTAGKEERYIQLKLIGKFSVYNVLSAISASLCAGNDLDDTIKSIEEIKGVAGRFELVTANQAFPVIVDYAHTPDSLENVLKTVAEFAEKKIFVIVGCGGDRDKTKRPIMAEIACNLATDPIFTSDNPRSEDAAQILRDMEAGVAGKEYSVIEDRRQAIVHAVSKAEEGDVILIAGKGHETYQLVGDEVLHFDDREEAEKAILSRLGSA, translated from the coding sequence ATGAAGCTTCAAAAATTACTATCTTATTTACACTCCTTATTAAACCATGAAGGAGAAAATCCTGAAATCACCTCCATTGAAAATGATAACCGTAAAGTCAAAGACGGAAGTTTATTTGTTTGCATAAAAGGTTATACAGTCGATGGTCATGATTTTGCCCAATCCGCTGTTGGAAATGGAGCTGCGGCAGTCATTGCCGAGCGGGAGCTTGATTTGCCTGTACCCGTGATCGTCGTCAGGGATTCAAGCAGGGCTATGGCGGTCCTTGCCGATGCATTCTACGGTCATCCGACCCAAAAGCTGCGCTTGATCGGAATCACCGGCACGAACGGAAAGACGACCACCAGTCACCTGCTTGAAAAGATTTTCGAGGATCGGCATGAAAAAACGGGATTGATCGGCACGATGTATACAAAAATAGCCGATAAGGTTTATGAAACAAAGAATACGACGCCAGATAGCGTCACCCTGCAGAAGGCTTTTCATGAAATGACCGAAGCGTTTGTGTCTACGGCCATAATGGAAGTATCTTCGCATGCTCTTGAACTTGGACGCGTCCATGGCTGTGATTATGATATTGCTGTATTTACCAATCTCACACAAGATCATTTGGATTTTCATAAAACGATGGACAGATACAAGCAGGCGAAATCCTTATTCTTCTCCCAGCTCGGAAATGCTTACATAGAAAATCGTCCCAAATACGCCGTGCTTAATGCTGATGATGACGCAACTGATGATTTCATAAAAGCGACGGCTGCTGCAGTCGTTACTTATGGCATTGACAATGAAGCCGATATCAGGGCGAAGGATTTAAAGATTGATGCAAATGGCACATCCTTCACCTTGACAGCGGGTAAGGAAGAACGTTACATTCAGCTGAAGCTGATTGGTAAATTCAGCGTATATAATGTGCTCTCTGCAATCTCGGCTTCCTTATGTGCTGGGAACGATTTAGATGACACCATTAAATCGATCGAGGAAATAAAAGGCGTGGCAGGCCGTTTTGAGCTCGTTACGGCGAATCAAGCCTTTCCAGTCATCGTTGACTACGCCCATACGCCGGACAGCTTGGAAAATGTCCTCAAGACCGTTGCCGAGTTCGCTGAAAAGAAAATCTTTGTTATCGTCGGGTGCGGCGGCGACCGAGACAAGACAAAGCGCCCAATCATGGCAGAGATTGCCTGCAACTTGGCGACAGACCCAATTTTCACCTCCGATAATCCGCGCAGTGAGGACGCGGCCCAGATCCTTCGGGATATGGAAGCTGGAGTGGCGGGTAAAGAATATTCGGTAATCGAGGACCGGAGGCAGGCGATAGTCCATGCCGTTTCCAAGGCGGAAGAGGGCGACGTTATCCTGATAGCCGGAAAAGGGCATGAAACATATCAATTGGTCGGTGACGAAGTGCTGCATTTCGATGACCGTGAAGAAGCGGAAAAGGCGATTCTCAGCCGTTTAGGTTCAGCTTGA